The following proteins come from a genomic window of Enterobacter chengduensis:
- a CDS encoding DUF3732 domain-containing protein, giving the protein MKIKSIHVYSHDGQRRDLQFKVNGLNVITGRSSTGKSALSEIIEYCMGRSTFNVPEGIIRDKVSWFAVIYQFSQEQVLIAKPTPNAGATSCGTVMLRRGNELTAPNFKDLSVNTDDDSVVALLSRLLGIRENRTDVAIGHSRESFEANIKHTFYYLFQKQGLVANKDQLFYRQNEAFQPQAIRDTLPILLGISSNDRYELEAKLRTAQRDLKINAKRLEQARDTIDTSLLKGSGLLSEARAVGIITQDKERIGTDEVIDVLRSAMQWIPSPLPEDDGHRISILENEIAGLRQDRRQTQSRIDSARMYAKQSGNFENEVLEQQDRLSSIKALPKNPETGEWQWPFCEANLALESPIAKALLSELTTLDAEMSIVAGQRPKMDVYLTELEDEVQTIVSSIRAKEVELAAAIAANEVIEQLGTRNNAAARVIGRISLFLEDLVPNSELATYEAENRRLKLKVEDLQRKFGADSSHERLISILNNISSQITRYIQAFDAEFQGLPARFDLSQMTIIFDRTDRPVPMSRTGGGENHLAYHLSALLALHLFASKNNCPIPQFLLIDQPTQVYFPSEKIYQEADGTVQKTEADADLAAVRRLFALLLKFTQEEVPGFQLIVTEHANLRDQWFQDALTELPWTKPPALVPEDWPLPSELPN; this is encoded by the coding sequence ATGAAAATTAAGTCGATTCATGTCTACAGCCATGATGGCCAACGTCGGGACCTGCAATTTAAGGTTAATGGTTTAAATGTCATTACTGGCCGTTCCTCAACCGGTAAATCAGCTCTTTCTGAGATCATTGAATACTGTATGGGTCGATCTACTTTTAACGTACCAGAAGGTATTATTCGCGATAAAGTGTCATGGTTCGCAGTCATTTATCAATTTTCACAGGAACAAGTACTAATCGCGAAACCAACACCAAATGCAGGAGCCACAAGCTGTGGCACCGTTATGCTGCGACGAGGAAATGAACTGACCGCACCAAATTTCAAAGACCTCTCGGTTAACACCGATGATGATTCTGTAGTCGCACTGTTGTCACGATTACTTGGCATCCGCGAGAACCGTACAGACGTGGCAATTGGGCACAGCAGAGAAAGCTTTGAAGCAAACATCAAGCATACTTTTTATTACCTTTTCCAAAAGCAGGGCCTTGTAGCAAATAAAGATCAACTTTTTTATCGACAAAATGAGGCATTTCAGCCACAAGCTATTCGCGACACATTACCGATTCTTTTAGGTATTTCATCAAATGATCGCTATGAACTTGAGGCCAAACTCCGAACAGCACAACGAGATCTGAAAATCAACGCCAAACGTCTTGAACAAGCTCGCGATACAATCGATACATCACTGCTAAAAGGTTCTGGGCTTTTATCTGAAGCCAGAGCCGTGGGTATCATCACACAAGACAAAGAGAGAATCGGAACTGACGAAGTAATTGATGTTTTGCGTTCTGCAATGCAATGGATTCCGTCCCCCCTACCTGAAGACGATGGACATAGAATATCCATTCTTGAAAATGAAATTGCTGGTTTACGACAAGACAGACGTCAGACCCAGTCCCGAATTGATTCTGCTCGGATGTATGCCAAGCAATCAGGTAATTTTGAAAACGAAGTTTTAGAGCAGCAAGACCGATTATCTTCTATCAAGGCTCTACCGAAAAATCCGGAAACTGGTGAATGGCAATGGCCATTCTGTGAAGCAAATTTAGCACTGGAATCTCCAATTGCTAAAGCACTCCTGAGCGAACTAACAACTCTCGACGCTGAAATGAGCATTGTGGCTGGCCAACGCCCTAAAATGGATGTTTATCTTACTGAACTAGAAGATGAGGTTCAGACCATTGTAAGTTCGATAAGAGCCAAAGAAGTGGAGCTTGCTGCGGCAATCGCGGCAAACGAAGTTATTGAGCAATTAGGCACACGCAATAATGCTGCGGCAAGAGTAATTGGTCGTATAAGTTTGTTCCTTGAAGACCTTGTACCTAACTCAGAACTGGCCACATATGAAGCAGAAAATCGTCGTCTAAAGCTCAAAGTCGAAGACCTACAAAGGAAATTTGGAGCTGATAGCAGCCATGAAAGACTCATATCTATTCTGAATAACATTTCGTCACAGATTACACGCTACATCCAGGCTTTTGATGCAGAATTTCAGGGGCTCCCTGCACGGTTTGATCTAAGCCAAATGACTATTATCTTTGATCGTACAGATCGTCCGGTACCAATGAGTCGAACTGGCGGTGGCGAAAATCATCTCGCTTATCACCTGTCTGCCTTGTTAGCCCTTCATCTCTTTGCTTCAAAGAACAATTGCCCCATTCCTCAGTTTCTTTTAATTGATCAGCCTACCCAAGTTTATTTCCCTTCTGAAAAAATTTACCAGGAAGCTGATGGTACTGTTCAGAAAACGGAAGCTGATGCTGACTTAGCAGCAGTACGTAGACTGTTTGCGTTACTGCTGAAGTTTACACAAGAAGAAGTCCCAGGCTTCCAGCTTATCGTGACAGAGCACGCAAATCTTCGCGACCAGTGGTTCCAGGATGCTTTAACCGAGCTTCCCTGGACCAAGCCCCCTGCCCTGGTACCAGAAGACTGGCCTTTACCGTCAGAATTACCAAATTAA
- a CDS encoding three component ABC system middle component: MKQWDQRPFEIRNLFNPAFCGVVLFRAMQSYEEENSQGMPFSLALLVLPLCLQKDSRQVFAENPRRYLLKTIENNPKLLINFANRVNNMLPFTLEAFGVLMERGCFVVTQDGRLKTIPNKVRKSVIGTEESISCQRVARYIGKEFARIADRVTVYTTFGIRP, from the coding sequence ATGAAGCAATGGGATCAGCGTCCATTCGAGATAAGGAATCTTTTCAATCCTGCATTTTGTGGTGTTGTACTATTCAGAGCAATGCAGAGCTACGAAGAGGAAAACTCACAGGGCATGCCATTTTCTCTCGCTCTTTTAGTTTTACCATTATGTCTGCAAAAAGATTCTCGCCAAGTGTTTGCTGAAAATCCTCGCCGCTACCTTTTGAAAACTATAGAAAACAATCCCAAATTACTCATTAATTTTGCTAACCGCGTCAATAATATGCTGCCATTTACGCTTGAAGCTTTTGGAGTGCTCATGGAACGAGGATGTTTTGTCGTAACGCAAGACGGCCGATTGAAAACAATACCTAATAAAGTTCGCAAATCGGTCATAGGGACTGAAGAATCAATCTCATGCCAGCGTGTCGCGCGCTATATAGGAAAAGAATTTGCCCGTATTGCAGATCGCGTTACGGTGTACACGACCTTTGGAATACGCCCATGA
- a CDS encoding ABC-three component system protein, which translates to MTGVSSDQYAAGEQGLGYIYQPRFALLKLLQWPEDTSVLIEKDDDLDFVSFDGVKTLASLKHKGDGDTLTDLSTDFWKSVRIWLDRYNRDGKTEANLRFFLFTTGSISNSSFLQHFLVEPPTKDDNSVSITQLTNTALARSKSKLITAIADEFNKLTDEQKDDFLSRIIIFDGGPRIEDLPTIIKNQHMRIIRRDNRDAIFERLEGWWNNTIVDLLTGKRKEAIFGYEISDKLAAFSEEYKSDNLPITFRGKIPVGEIDAMNDPRLFVVQLREIGVSSNRIRNAILDYYRAFEQRSSWARENLLVTGEMEDYEDRLVDEWSRYKDVVFEELDENSADEVLITAGKALYQWADLESGNIHSLRIRERVTEPYVVRGGFHILANSRPLPKIFWHPHFLNRIGQLLGAQA; encoded by the coding sequence ATGACCGGAGTATCTAGCGATCAATACGCTGCTGGTGAACAGGGCTTAGGGTATATCTATCAGCCTCGTTTTGCGCTACTTAAGCTTCTTCAGTGGCCAGAAGATACATCTGTTTTGATCGAAAAAGATGATGACCTAGACTTCGTTAGTTTTGATGGTGTCAAAACACTGGCATCGCTCAAACACAAAGGGGATGGGGATACTCTAACCGACCTGTCTACCGATTTTTGGAAGTCAGTCCGCATCTGGCTTGACCGCTATAATCGTGATGGTAAAACCGAAGCAAATCTTCGTTTCTTTTTGTTTACGACCGGATCTATCTCAAACTCCTCGTTCCTGCAACACTTCTTAGTCGAACCGCCAACAAAAGACGATAATTCAGTATCAATAACTCAACTCACCAACACAGCTCTGGCTAGAAGCAAGTCAAAACTGATCACGGCAATAGCCGATGAGTTCAATAAACTGACTGATGAGCAAAAAGATGACTTCTTATCACGGATAATCATATTTGATGGCGGGCCTCGCATTGAAGACCTCCCAACAATTATCAAAAATCAACACATGCGTATCATTAGACGCGATAACCGAGACGCTATTTTTGAACGACTTGAAGGGTGGTGGAATAACACGATAGTCGATCTGCTAACAGGGAAACGTAAAGAGGCGATTTTTGGTTATGAGATTTCCGACAAACTTGCAGCATTTTCTGAAGAGTACAAATCGGACAATCTGCCGATTACGTTCAGAGGAAAAATTCCCGTTGGAGAAATCGATGCGATGAATGATCCCAGGCTCTTTGTTGTGCAACTCCGTGAAATAGGGGTTTCCTCTAATCGTATCCGAAACGCTATTCTCGACTACTACCGAGCATTTGAGCAGCGTTCTTCATGGGCGCGTGAAAACCTTTTGGTAACAGGAGAGATGGAAGATTATGAAGACCGCCTTGTTGATGAATGGAGTCGCTATAAAGACGTAGTTTTTGAAGAATTAGATGAAAATTCAGCTGACGAAGTACTTATTACTGCGGGAAAAGCATTGTATCAATGGGCCGATCTTGAAAGTGGTAATATTCACTCATTGCGAATCCGAGAACGAGTGACTGAGCCTTATGTAGTTCGAGGAGGATTTCACATCCTTGCGAACAGTAGACCACTACCCAAAATTTTCTGGCATCCCCACTTCCTAAATAGAATTGGGCAATTGTTGGGAGCCCAAGCATGA
- a CDS encoding IS3 family transposase (programmed frameshift): MKSKSANRYPPELRERAVRMLIEHLDEYDSEPDAIRAISSKIGCHYDTLKGWLRQHRNDLRGGISPVRTGDGELTSNERQRLKELERENRELRRSNDILRQASAYFCSGGARPPLEKIMPLLERLSGAHGVGPVCRELDIAPSTYYWHQQRQQSPEKHSLRSQRDALLKVQIQRVYDDNYGVYGARKVWRQLQREGIGVARCTVVRLMKLMGLAGVLQGKKVRTTTSRRDTAAQDRVNRQFVAECPNQLWCADFTYVITWQGFAYVAFIIDVFAGVIVGWRVSSSMETSFVLDALEQALWSRRPSGTIHHSDKGSQYVSLAYTQRLQDAELLASTGSTGDSYDNAMAESINGLYKAEVIHRQAWKKRSEVELATLAWGDWYNNRRLLERLGHIPPIEAEKAYYASIGNKVLAA; encoded by the exons ATGAAATCAAAATCAGCTAATCGTTACCCGCCGGAATTACGTGAGCGCGCTGTCAGAATGCTCATTGAGCATCTTGATGAATATGACTCTGAACCGGATGCTATCCGTGCCATATCGTCAAAAATTGGTTGTCATTACGATACCCTGAAAGGCTGGCTACGCCAGCACAGAAATGACTTACGCGGTGGTATCAGCCCCGTCAGGACTGGTGATGGCGAGCTGACCAGTAACGAACGTCAACGTTTAAAAGAGCTGGAGAGGGAAAACCGGGAGTTGCGTCGCAGCAATGATATTCTGCGTCAGGCATCAGCCTATT TTTGCTCAGGCGGAGCTCGACCGCCACTGGAAAAAATAATGCCACTGCTCGAACGTCTGAGTGGTGCCCACGGGGTCGGGCCGGTATGCCGCGAGCTGGATATTGCCCCGTCGACATATTACTGGCATCAGCAACGTCAGCAATCGCCGGAAAAACACAGCCTGCGCTCGCAGCGTGATGCGCTTCTGAAGGTGCAGATACAGCGGGTGTACGACGATAACTATGGCGTCTATGGAGCCCGCAAGGTCTGGCGTCAGTTACAGCGGGAGGGCATCGGCGTGGCCAGATGTACAGTGGTACGGTTGATGAAACTGATGGGGCTCGCAGGCGTGCTCCAGGGCAAAAAAGTCCGCACCACAACCAGTCGCAGAGATACCGCAGCACAGGACAGGGTAAACCGCCAGTTCGTAGCGGAATGTCCCAACCAGCTTTGGTGTGCAGATTTTACCTACGTCATCACCTGGCAGGGCTTCGCCTATGTGGCGTTCATTATCGACGTGTTCGCTGGCGTCATCGTGGGCTGGCGGGTCTCATCATCGATGGAAACGTCGTTCGTCCTGGATGCGCTGGAACAGGCACTGTGGTCACGGCGACCTTCGGGCACCATCCATCACAGCGACAAAGGCTCTCAGTATGTCTCGCTGGCCTACACGCAGCGGTTGCAGGATGCAGAGCTGCTGGCTTCCACGGGGAGTACCGGTGACTCGTATGATAACGCGATGGCGGAGAGTATCAACGGTCTGTACAAAGCGGAGGTCATCCACCGTCAGGCCTGGAAGAAGCGCTCAGAAGTGGAACTGGCTACGCTGGCATGGGGGGACTGGTACAACAATCGTCGGTTGCTGGAACGACTTGGTCACATCCCTCCGATAGAGGCAGAAAAAGCGTATTACGCTTCCATCGGGAACAAGGTTCTGGCAGCCTGA